A single window of Synechococcus sp. CBW1004 DNA harbors:
- the cobO gene encoding cob(I)yrinic acid a,c-diamide adenosyltransferase, which yields MGGDLAPERDAEAYRRRMQRRQEVQRQRVGERNVEKGLVLVFTGEGKGKTTAALGLVLRTLGHGESVAVVQFIKGGWQPGEAMALELFGDALHWHALGEGFTWETQDRDRDRALVQQAWERSLSYLEDAGRKLVVLDEVNVAMKLGYLDPQQVLEGLERRPALTHVALTGRGAPPPLLERADLVTEMKLVRHPFREQGVKAQAGIEF from the coding sequence ATGGGCGGCGATCTGGCACCGGAGCGCGACGCCGAGGCCTACCGCCGCCGCATGCAGCGCCGCCAGGAGGTGCAGCGCCAGCGGGTCGGCGAGCGCAATGTCGAGAAGGGGCTGGTGCTGGTGTTCACCGGCGAGGGCAAGGGCAAGACCACCGCAGCCCTGGGCCTGGTGCTGCGCACCCTCGGCCACGGCGAGAGTGTGGCGGTGGTGCAGTTCATCAAGGGCGGCTGGCAGCCGGGCGAGGCCATGGCGCTGGAGCTCTTCGGCGACGCCCTGCACTGGCATGCCCTCGGCGAGGGCTTCACCTGGGAGACCCAGGATCGGGACCGGGACCGGGCCCTGGTGCAGCAGGCCTGGGAGCGCTCCCTGAGCTATCTGGAGGACGCCGGCCGCAAGCTGGTGGTGCTCGATGAGGTGAACGTGGCGATGAAGCTCGGCTACCTCGATCCACAGCAGGTGCTCGAAGGTCTGGAGCGTCGCCCGGCCCTGACTCACGTGGCCCTCACCGGTCGCGGTGCCCCGCCGCCCCTGCTGGAGCGGGCCGATCTGGTCACCGAGATGAAGCTGGTGCGCCACCCGTTCCGCGAGCAGGGGGTGAAGGCCCAGGCCGGCATCGAGTTCTGA
- the frr gene encoding ribosome recycling factor, with product MDLEASMRKSVEATQRTFNTIRTGRANPSLLDRISVEYYGAETQLKALATLSTPDSQTIQIQPFDRGSLALIEKAISMSDLGITCNNDGKVIRINIPPLTEDRRKDLCKLAAKYAEEGKVALRNIRRDGIDKVKKQEKDGELSEDQSRDEQDKIQKLTDRFIAEVEKHLAEKEADILKV from the coding sequence ATGGATCTCGAAGCCAGCATGCGCAAGTCGGTGGAAGCCACCCAGCGCACCTTCAACACGATCCGCACCGGCCGGGCCAACCCTTCGCTGCTCGATCGCATCAGCGTGGAGTATTACGGCGCCGAGACCCAGCTCAAGGCCCTGGCCACCCTCTCGACCCCCGATTCGCAGACGATCCAGATCCAGCCGTTCGACCGGGGCTCGCTGGCCCTGATCGAGAAGGCGATCTCGATGAGCGACCTGGGCATCACCTGCAACAACGACGGCAAGGTGATCCGCATCAACATCCCGCCGCTCACCGAAGACCGCCGCAAGGATCTGTGCAAGCTGGCGGCCAAGTATGCCGAAGAGGGCAAGGTGGCCCTGCGCAACATCCGCCGCGACGGCATCGACAAGGTCAAGAAACAGGAGAAGGACGGCGAGCTCTCCGAAGACCAGAGCCGCGACGAGCAGGACAAGATCCAGAAGCTGACCGACCGCTTCATCGCCGAGGTGGAGAAGCACCTGGCTGAAAAGGAGGCGGACATTCTCAAGGTCTGA
- a CDS encoding penicillin-binding protein 2, with translation MAPASTRRHPPGGSGRSRSRGTSAPRPGTGGRHGVVPIQPLSTRRLLAVYVLLVASLLGLAGRLAWLQVLQGDRLQAKARAIQTHTVPPLRQRRTIEDRMGRLVALDEERFTLWAHPRYFNLPGDDPQSVRPAADVVTRLAAVLAQPREKLLTAIGNRRSGVKLATDLDADTAQRVRDLGISGLDLEAYPQRVYPQGSLFANVVGFLNLERVPQAGLEQSRDRDLRRQETSFTMRRGADGTPLPDGIQAGSLYGDDLRLQLTLDARLQQVAQTALTRQVKQWNAKRGAALVMDARSGEMLALVSTPTYDPNRFWSYNPGLFREWSVQDLYEPGSTFKPINLALALQEKVIDPKGRVNDVGQLNIGGWPIFNNDRSAYGVIDFPTVLQVSSNVAMVEAMSRMKRDRFWTWLHTIGIDVMPDTDLPGAVAGQLKSRNQFVNAAIEPAVASFGQGFSLTPLKLTQLHAMLANGGRLVSPHITRGMRSGDALASSSGSRGVQLLDPKVTQTVVEWMETVVKSGTGKGMRIPGYRIGGKTGTAQKARNGVYIPGARITSFVAVLPVNDPRYVVLVVVDEPQGGNAYGSTVALPVARQIVEALLVIEKIPPSEPLAAAVPAKALPAVGQRRP, from the coding sequence ATGGCTCCCGCCTCCACCCGTCGCCATCCCCCGGGGGGGAGCGGCCGCAGTCGTTCCCGCGGGACGTCCGCTCCGCGCCCCGGTACGGGTGGTCGCCACGGTGTGGTTCCGATCCAGCCCCTGTCCACCCGTCGTCTGCTGGCGGTCTACGTCCTCCTCGTGGCCTCCCTGCTGGGGCTGGCCGGCCGTCTTGCCTGGCTTCAGGTGCTGCAGGGCGATCGCCTCCAGGCCAAGGCACGCGCCATCCAGACCCACACGGTGCCCCCCCTGAGGCAGCGCCGCACGATCGAGGATCGCATGGGCCGGCTGGTGGCCCTCGATGAGGAGCGCTTCACCCTCTGGGCCCATCCGCGTTACTTCAACCTCCCCGGGGACGATCCCCAGAGCGTGCGCCCTGCGGCCGATGTCGTGACACGTCTGGCCGCGGTGCTGGCCCAGCCCCGCGAGAAACTTCTCACGGCCATCGGCAATCGCCGCAGCGGCGTCAAGCTGGCCACCGATCTCGATGCGGACACCGCCCAGCGGGTGCGTGATCTGGGCATCAGCGGCCTCGATCTCGAGGCCTATCCCCAGAGGGTCTATCCCCAGGGATCGCTCTTCGCCAACGTGGTCGGCTTCCTCAATCTCGAGCGGGTGCCTCAGGCAGGTCTGGAGCAGAGCCGCGACCGGGACCTCAGGCGCCAGGAAACCAGCTTCACGATGCGCCGAGGGGCCGATGGGACCCCGCTGCCGGACGGCATCCAGGCGGGATCCCTGTACGGGGATGACCTGCGCCTCCAGCTCACCCTCGATGCGCGCCTCCAGCAGGTGGCCCAGACCGCTCTCACCCGCCAGGTGAAGCAGTGGAACGCCAAGCGTGGCGCCGCCCTGGTGATGGATGCCCGCAGCGGCGAAATGCTGGCTCTGGTGTCGACCCCCACCTATGACCCGAACCGCTTCTGGAGCTACAACCCCGGTTTGTTCCGCGAGTGGTCGGTCCAGGATCTCTACGAGCCAGGATCGACGTTCAAGCCGATCAACCTGGCCCTGGCCCTGCAGGAGAAGGTGATCGATCCCAAGGGTCGCGTCAACGACGTCGGCCAGCTGAACATCGGGGGCTGGCCGATCTTCAACAACGACCGCAGCGCCTATGGCGTGATCGATTTCCCCACCGTGCTGCAGGTGTCGAGCAACGTGGCGATGGTGGAGGCGATGAGCCGCATGAAGCGCGATCGTTTCTGGACATGGCTTCACACCATCGGCATCGACGTGATGCCGGACACCGATCTGCCCGGAGCGGTGGCGGGACAGCTCAAGAGCCGCAATCAGTTCGTGAACGCGGCCATCGAACCCGCCGTGGCCTCCTTCGGCCAGGGCTTCTCCCTGACACCTCTCAAGCTCACGCAGCTGCACGCGATGCTGGCCAACGGCGGTCGTCTCGTCAGCCCCCACATCACCCGTGGCATGCGCTCCGGGGACGCGCTGGCCAGCTCCAGTGGATCCAGGGGGGTGCAGCTGCTCGATCCGAAGGTCACCCAGACCGTCGTCGAGTGGATGGAAACGGTCGTCAAGAGCGGCACCGGCAAGGGCATGCGCATCCCCGGCTACCGGATCGGCGGCAAGACCGGCACCGCCCAGAAGGCCCGCAACGGTGTCTATATCCCCGGTGCGCGCATCACCAGTTTCGTGGCGGTGCTGCCCGTGAACGACCCGCGCTACGTGGTGCTGGTGGTGGTCGATGAGCCTCAGGGGGGCAACGCCTACGGTTCCACGGTGGCGCTGCCGGTGGCCCGGCAGATCGTGGAGGCGCTGCTGGTGATCGAGAAGATCCCCCCCAGTGAGCCCCTGGCCGCTGCGGTCCCTGCCAAGGCGCTCCCTGCGGTCGGTCAGCGCCGCCCCTGA
- a CDS encoding transaldolase — protein sequence MANLLDQLAAMTVVVADTGDIEAIRQFTPRDATTNPSLILAAAQIPTYQELIDRSLRESRQAMGAEAGADAVVSEALDEISVTFGKEILKIVPGRVSTEVDARLSYDTEATIAKARKLIGLYEAAGIGRDRVLIKIASTWPGIRAAEQLEKEGIHCNLTLLFGFAQAVACAEAGVTLISPFVGRILDWHKKHSGRDSYPGPEDPGVISVTQIFNYFKTHGYKTEVMGASFRNIDEIIELAGCDLLTISPALMDQLRGSQGVLERKLNALDPAPSQEKIHLEQADFEAMMAGDAMASEKLDEGIRGFSKAIETLEAQLAHRLAVLEGGAAFTHAVHEIFLLNDLDGDGCITREEWLGSDAVFDALDTDKDGRLAPADVRGGLGAPLALGR from the coding sequence ATGGCCAACCTGCTCGACCAACTCGCCGCCATGACCGTCGTCGTGGCCGACACCGGTGATATCGAGGCCATCCGCCAGTTCACGCCGCGGGATGCCACCACCAATCCGTCCCTGATCCTGGCTGCCGCCCAGATCCCCACCTATCAGGAGCTGATCGATCGCTCCCTGCGGGAGTCGCGGCAGGCGATGGGAGCCGAAGCCGGCGCCGATGCCGTCGTCAGTGAAGCCCTCGATGAGATCAGCGTCACGTTCGGCAAGGAGATCCTCAAGATCGTTCCCGGTCGGGTCTCCACCGAGGTGGATGCCCGCCTCAGCTATGACACCGAGGCCACCATCGCCAAGGCCCGCAAGCTGATCGGCCTGTATGAGGCCGCCGGCATCGGCCGGGATCGGGTGCTGATCAAGATCGCTTCCACCTGGCCGGGCATCCGCGCCGCCGAGCAGCTGGAGAAGGAGGGGATCCACTGCAATCTCACCCTGCTGTTCGGCTTCGCCCAGGCCGTGGCCTGTGCCGAAGCGGGCGTCACGCTGATCTCCCCCTTCGTGGGGCGCATCCTGGACTGGCACAAGAAGCACAGCGGTCGTGACAGCTATCCCGGCCCTGAGGATCCGGGCGTGATCTCGGTGACGCAGATCTTCAACTACTTCAAGACCCACGGCTACAAGACCGAGGTGATGGGGGCCAGCTTCCGCAACATCGATGAGATCATCGAGCTGGCCGGCTGCGATCTGCTCACCATCTCTCCGGCGTTGATGGATCAGCTGCGTGGCAGCCAGGGTGTGCTGGAGCGCAAGCTCAATGCCCTGGATCCAGCCCCCAGTCAGGAGAAGATCCATCTGGAGCAGGCCGATTTCGAGGCGATGATGGCTGGTGACGCCATGGCCAGCGAGAAGCTCGATGAGGGCATCCGCGGTTTCAGCAAGGCGATCGAGACCCTTGAAGCCCAGCTGGCCCACCGTCTGGCGGTCCTTGAGGGTGGCGCCGCCTTCACCCACGCCGTGCACGAGATCTTCCTGCTCAATGATCTCGACGGCGATGGCTGCATCACCCGTGAGGAATGGCTCGGAAGCGACGCGGTGTTCGATGCCCTCGACACCGACAAGGACGGTCGCCTGGCTCCCGCTGATGTGCGCGGCGGCCTGGGAGCGCCGCTGGCCCTGGGCCGCTGA
- a CDS encoding site-specific integrase: MAVQRLSLGLDASPEELERALQRLQEVQQELEEGRFAWSRWRRRQGRGDGAARPSTDAVDPSCGPARWRQVSPRPAAGIRNSDDDEPLQGALAAFERAFFADPRRRRLPAGSRSTWRGAYQPYLRRLQQLAGDGPPTRELLERTLESYELASRSRQQCGIALGALARHLQLELPPDWRDRCGGYGLHRARFRQLPSDARILDLVLQIPNPAWRLAYGLMATYGLRNHEVFFCDCSGLGRGGDRVLRVLPTSKTGEHQVWPFLPEWVEHFGLERLGDDPGALPAVTTDLRRVSLKQVGQRVAEQFRRYGLPITPYDLRHAWAVRTIHIGLPDTVAARMMGHSVTIHTRTYHHWITRRDQQQAVDAALSRLRSA; this comes from the coding sequence ATGGCGGTCCAGCGCCTCAGCCTGGGCCTGGACGCCAGCCCCGAGGAGCTGGAACGGGCGCTGCAACGGCTGCAGGAGGTGCAGCAGGAGCTGGAGGAGGGCCGCTTCGCCTGGAGCCGCTGGCGGCGGCGCCAGGGCCGCGGCGACGGCGCAGCGCGACCCTCCACGGACGCTGTCGACCCTTCCTGCGGTCCTGCGCGATGGCGGCAGGTCTCCCCACGGCCGGCGGCCGGGATCCGGAACAGCGATGACGACGAACCTCTGCAGGGGGCCCTGGCCGCCTTTGAGCGAGCCTTCTTCGCCGATCCGCGCCGCCGCCGTCTTCCGGCTGGCAGCCGCAGCACCTGGCGCGGCGCCTATCAGCCCTATCTGCGCCGCCTGCAGCAGCTGGCCGGCGATGGCCCGCCCACGCGGGAGCTGCTGGAGCGGACCCTCGAGAGCTACGAGCTGGCCAGCCGCAGCCGCCAGCAGTGCGGCATCGCCCTGGGGGCCCTGGCCCGCCATCTGCAGCTGGAGCTTCCGCCGGACTGGCGCGACCGCTGCGGCGGCTATGGCCTCCATCGGGCCCGCTTCCGGCAGCTGCCCAGCGACGCCCGCATCCTGGACCTCGTCCTGCAGATCCCGAACCCGGCCTGGCGACTGGCCTATGGCCTGATGGCCACCTACGGCCTGCGCAACCACGAGGTGTTCTTCTGCGACTGCTCCGGCCTGGGCCGCGGTGGTGACCGGGTGCTGCGGGTGCTGCCCACCAGCAAGACCGGCGAGCACCAGGTGTGGCCCTTCCTGCCGGAATGGGTGGAGCACTTCGGGCTGGAGCGCCTCGGGGACGATCCCGGCGCCCTGCCGGCCGTCACCACGGACCTGCGGCGGGTGAGCCTCAAGCAGGTGGGGCAGCGGGTGGCGGAGCAGTTCCGCCGCTATGGCCTGCCGATCACCCCCTACGACCTGCGCCATGCCTGGGCGGTACGCACGATCCACATCGGCCTGCCCGACACCGTCGCGGCGCGGATGATGGGGCACTCGGTGACCATTCACACCCGCACCTACCACCACTGGATCACCCGCCGCGACCAGCAGCAGGCCGTCGATGCAGCCCTCTCACGGCTGCGCAGCGCCTGA
- a CDS encoding Crp/Fnr family transcriptional regulator: MNALDTMRALASKGEVLDVEAGGLIFRAGESGDCMFGLLEGTVELTWNGEQGHETIQAGDVFGAGALVTPDHRRYGMARAVTPCRLLVMNREKFLFAVQESPMFAIELLGSIDQRLRDLKNCVRN, from the coding sequence GTGAACGCCCTGGATACCATGCGCGCCCTTGCCAGCAAGGGAGAAGTGCTCGATGTGGAGGCCGGTGGCCTCATCTTCCGGGCCGGTGAGTCCGGCGACTGCATGTTCGGTCTTCTGGAGGGAACCGTGGAACTCACCTGGAACGGTGAGCAGGGCCACGAGACGATCCAGGCCGGGGATGTGTTCGGAGCCGGCGCCCTGGTCACCCCCGACCACCGCCGCTACGGCATGGCACGCGCCGTCACCCCCTGCCGGCTGCTGGTGATGAACCGCGAGAAGTTTCTGTTCGCCGTGCAGGAATCACCCATGTTCGCCATTGAACTGCTGGGCTCGATCGACCAGCGTCTGCGCGATCTCAAGAACTGCGTGCGCAACTGA
- the pyrH gene encoding UMP kinase, with amino-acid sequence MAYRRVLLKLSGEALMGEQGYGIDPAIVQSVARDVAEVVADGTQLAIVVGGGNIFRGLKGSAAGMDRATADYVGMLATVMNAITLQDGLERSGVPTRVQSAISMQEVAEPYIRRRAIRHMEKGRVVIFAAGTGNPFFTTDTTAALRAAEIGADVVFKATKVDGVYDKDPNKHADAVRYERLSFLEVLSGELEVMDSTAIALCKDNAIPIVVFDLFGAGNIGRAVRGEPIGTSIVPAA; translated from the coding sequence ATGGCTTACCGGCGCGTCCTGCTCAAGCTCAGCGGTGAGGCTCTGATGGGGGAGCAGGGATACGGCATCGATCCCGCCATCGTCCAGTCGGTCGCCCGCGATGTCGCCGAAGTGGTGGCGGATGGCACCCAGCTCGCGATCGTGGTGGGCGGCGGCAACATCTTCCGCGGCCTGAAGGGCAGCGCCGCCGGCATGGACCGCGCCACCGCCGACTACGTCGGCATGCTCGCCACGGTGATGAACGCCATCACCCTGCAGGACGGCCTGGAACGCTCCGGCGTGCCGACCCGGGTGCAGAGCGCCATCTCGATGCAGGAGGTGGCCGAGCCCTACATCCGCCGGAGGGCGATCCGCCACATGGAAAAAGGAAGGGTGGTGATCTTCGCAGCCGGCACCGGCAACCCCTTCTTCACCACCGACACCACCGCCGCCCTGCGTGCCGCCGAGATCGGCGCCGACGTGGTGTTCAAGGCGACCAAGGTCGATGGCGTCTATGACAAGGACCCCAACAAGCACGCCGACGCCGTGCGCTACGAGCGCCTCTCGTTCCTTGAAGTGCTGAGCGGCGAACTGGAGGTGATGGACAGCACCGCCATCGCCCTGTGCAAGGACAACGCCATCCCGATCGTCGTCTTCGACCTGTTCGGTGCCGGCAACATCGGCCGCGCGGTGCGCGGCGAGCCGATCGGCACCAGCATCGTGCCCGCCGCCTGA
- a CDS encoding NAD(P)/FAD-dependent oxidoreductase translates to MDAEVIVIGGGPAGAAAAFHLAARGRAVLLLEREPAGRGKPCGGGMAASVQRWFPFDLSPAVEQVIRRVRFSWCLEDPVVAELPGDAPFWIVRRARLDAFLAEQAVAAGGRLLQPLAAERLERQQGLWRVGLSDGEMLTSRAVVIADGSGSRLAGAHGLGPARPRYAATVSVEVEGEVAEPDTARFEFGLVHHGFCWAFPRQGGWSIGVGTFIGQQEADSEAVLSALLPSLGLPGDAGVRHRGQLRVWDGHHPLHGSGEAGTGLLVAGDAASLCDPFLAEGLRPSLLSGCRAAEALDLWLAGDEGAPAAYSQRLRSEWGESMAWGRRIAQVFYRLPKVGYQLGIKRPTAPRRIAQILSGEMGYGDIAQRAIRRLLFQKS, encoded by the coding sequence ATGGATGCTGAGGTGATCGTCATCGGGGGCGGACCGGCGGGTGCGGCCGCCGCCTTTCACCTCGCCGCGCGGGGCCGTGCAGTGCTGCTCCTCGAACGGGAACCAGCCGGGCGGGGCAAGCCGTGTGGTGGCGGCATGGCCGCTTCGGTGCAGCGTTGGTTTCCCTTCGATCTCAGCCCGGCGGTGGAGCAGGTGATCCGCCGGGTGCGCTTCAGCTGGTGCCTGGAGGATCCGGTGGTGGCCGAACTTCCCGGTGACGCCCCGTTCTGGATCGTGCGACGCGCCCGCCTCGATGCCTTTCTGGCCGAGCAGGCCGTGGCAGCGGGAGGGCGCCTGCTGCAGCCACTGGCTGCGGAGCGACTGGAGCGGCAGCAGGGGCTCTGGCGTGTGGGCCTGTCCGACGGCGAGATGTTGACCTCCCGTGCCGTGGTGATCGCCGATGGCTCCGGGTCGCGACTCGCGGGCGCCCACGGACTGGGTCCGGCCAGACCCCGCTATGCCGCCACCGTATCGGTCGAGGTGGAGGGAGAGGTGGCCGAACCGGACACCGCCCGCTTCGAGTTCGGCCTGGTCCACCACGGCTTCTGCTGGGCCTTCCCGAGGCAGGGCGGCTGGAGCATCGGCGTCGGCACCTTCATCGGCCAGCAGGAAGCCGACAGCGAGGCGGTGCTCAGCGCCCTGCTGCCCTCGCTCGGTCTGCCCGGTGACGCCGGGGTGCGCCACCGCGGCCAGCTGCGGGTGTGGGATGGCCACCACCCGCTGCACGGCAGCGGCGAAGCGGGAACGGGCCTGCTGGTGGCGGGCGATGCCGCCTCTCTGTGCGATCCGTTCCTGGCCGAAGGGTTGCGGCCCTCGCTGCTGAGCGGCTGTCGGGCGGCCGAGGCCCTGGACCTCTGGCTCGCCGGCGATGAAGGAGCCCCCGCCGCCTACAGCCAGCGGCTGCGGAGCGAGTGGGGCGAGTCAATGGCCTGGGGACGGCGCATCGCCCAGGTCTTCTATCGGTTGCCGAAGGTGGGCTACCAGCTCGGGATCAAGCGTCCCACGGCACCACGCAGGATCGCCCAGATCCTCTCAGGGGAGATGGGCTACGGAGACATTGCCCAGCGTGCGATCCGCCGACTGCTGTTTCAGAAGAGCTGA